The Alphaproteobacteria bacterium DNA segment CGGCATAATGGGCAAAGCACCATAGGGAATAGGGCAAAGACAGGCATTCGACATGGCGATAGGTATGCCAGGCCCAGCTGGCGGCGCGGCACGGGCGGCTGGAAAGACTGCCGGGCGCGCGGCGATAGAGGGTCAAGGGGGCAGGCAGGCCAATGGCCGTGCGGCCCGGCGGGTGGATGCGGGGTGAAAGCAGGCTTAACCACAGCACATAATCATCCACCGGCTCGTTGCGGATGGTGACGGGGCCTGATTGTTCACGGTCGATCATGGCCGAGGAACACACGATGGCCGTGTTGCACAACAAGGCGCGATAGGTCAGGCGTTCGGGCACAGCATGCCCACGGCCCAGCGGCGCGCCTTGCGCGTCGATGGCCTGCCAGCCGGTATAGGTCAGGGGCGTGGGGGTTGCGCGATGCGCGGCAGTTTGCGCGGCCAATTTATCGGAATGCCAGGAATCATCCGCATCCAGAAAGGCCAGAAAGCGGCCCTTGGCCTCGGCCAAGGCGCGGGCGCGCGCCAAAGCGGGACCGGCCCTGCCCTTCCCTGACAATAATCGGATGCGCGGGTCTTTGCGGCTCCATGCGGCCAGCATCTCTTGGCTGCCGTCATCCGAGCCGTCATCGGCCACCAACCATTCCCAATCGGTCAGGCTTTGCGCGTCGATTCCCGCTTTGGCCATCGGCAAGGTGCGGGCGGCGTTCCAGGCGGGAGTCAGGATGGAGATAAGAGGCATGGCGGCTCACTCTGAGACAGGTCATGAACAGGGAAACGGGCCTCCAGCGTCAAGGCTTGCTCCAGGCGTTGATGATAGGCGTCGCGGTCTATCTCGATACAGCCGAATTGGCCCAGATGCTGCGTGTGGAATTGGGCGTCCAGCAGGCTGAACCCGCCCAACCGCAGCCGCGCCACCAGATCGACCAACGCGACCTTACTGGCGTCGCGCTTATGGTGAAACATGCTCTCGCCAAAGAACGCGCCGCGTAGGGCGATGCCGAACAAGCCGCCGACCAGATCACCCCCTTGCCAGCATTCCACCGAATGGGCGAACCCGGCGGCATGCAATTGACGATACAGGCGTTGCAAGGGTTGGCTGATCCATGTGCCCGTGCTGTCCGGACGCGGCGCGGCGCATGCGGCCACGACCTGGGAAAAGGCGGTATCACATCGCAGATCAAAGCGCAGCTGACGCAAGCTTCGTGCCAAACGGCGAGGTAGATGAAACGCGGCATCCAAGGGAATCACGCCGCGCGCGCGCGCCTCATACCATTTGATGCTGGCGTCATCGGCGCTTTCTGACATGGGAAAAATGCCGCAAGCATAGGCGCGCAAGGCCATCTGAGGCGTGATAAGCGGGTCTTGGCTTGGCGGCGCAGGGCCGAGGGGGCCGTCCATGGCGATTGCTGCGGCCTTATCAGATTCCACCGGGCGGCTTAAAGTTCATCTGCACGCCCGCTTTTTCCCATTTTTGCTGAGTCGTGGCGATGCTTTGCTGGGTTGCGGAAGCCTGCATGGCCTGGCCGTAATCGGTGGGGGTGCGGCTGCTATTGGTACGCTCGGCCACCAATAAGTTATAGATAATGCCGGCCAAGCCGCCATCGGCCACCTGGCCGCTGCGGATGCCTTCATCTTGATGCTCGCGCGGCCCCCAAAAGATTTCAATGATCTTGGCCTCGCGCGCATTCGGCCCGCCACCCGCCTTGCCGCCACCGCCGGTTTTCCCGCCGCCGGTCTTGCCGTCTTCGCCTTCCTCGCCGTTCTGCTCGTCCTTGGGCCAGCAGGTGGTTTGCCACGAACAGTACAAGAAATCCTGCAGGGCCTGCGAGATAAAGGGCAGATTGGCGATGATGTCGCGGTACATGGTGGCGGCGTTGAAGATCGCCTCCTCCTCCAATTCCTGGACTTTCCTTTTCTCTTGCTCGGTCTTCATGCTCCCGCGCGCGGCATTGACGGGCTTGGCGAAATTGTCCTTCAAGCGACGAGCCAGCATGGCCAGCTCGTCGGCGCGTTCACGCTCGCCATTCTCGCGATAAACTTCGGCGGCGGTGCCAAAACGCTTGATCAGGCATTCGCCCCAATACCACCAATCATTAAAAGGCGCGCGCTGGCTGTAGGTCTGAGCCATCTGTGTTCTCCCTTATTAAATGGCAGGATAAGTCAAACACGCGGACTCAACAACATCTAGGGCGCGTCTTATGCCCCCTCGCGCAGCGAGGCTTGCAACGCCAATAAATCCTTCCAGGCCAGGCGTTTGTGCATGGGTTGGCGCAGCAGATAGGCGGGGTGGAACATGGGTAAGGCCGGGCAGGACCATTCGGGGCCTTGATAGACAAGCTTTTTGCCACGCAGGCGGGTGATGCCTTCGCCGCTGGCCAGCAGGGCCTTGGCCGCCGGTCCTCCCAAGGGAACCACCAGACGGGGCCGGATCAGGGCGATATGTCTTGCCACAAAGGGTTGGCAGGCGGCGACCTCTGCATCCGTGGGCGCGCGATTGCCCGGCGGACGCCAAAACACGATATTCGAGATATAGACTCCGCTGCGGTCCAGGCCGATGGCCGCCAACATGCGATCCAACAAACGGCCACTGGGTCCGACAAAGGGCAGGCCTTGTTGGTCTTCCTCTTCGCCCGGCCCTTCGCCTATGAACATCACTGGGGCCTTGGGGTTGCCGTCGGCCAGCACCAGGCGGCGACCGGGTTGCTTCAGGGCGCAGCCTTCGAAGGATTCCAGCTCGTCGCGCAACGCTTCCAGGCTTTGCGCTTGCACACCCGATATCTGTGCGCCCGATACTTGGACAGTCGGGGCGATGGTCGGTGTTGATACGGGTGCGGAAACCGCTATGGGTTTGGCAGGGCGCGGCGCCAGGGCGTTCAGGCAGGTCTCGCCCACGCTGTCATCCGCCCCGGCCTCCATTTGCCAGATCAACGACTCAAGGCGTTTGTCCATCAGGGAGCCTCCGTCTTAGCCAAGGTGGCGCGGGCCTGGGCGCGAGGATGGGCCTTTTGGAAGCTTTGCATCAGGCGCGCATCCTCGATCGCCGTGTAACGCTGGGTGGTGGACAGGCTGGCATGGCCCAGCAAATCCTGCACGGCGCGCAAATCGGCCCCATGAGTCAACAAATGGGTGGCAAAGCTGTGGCGCAAGGCGTGGGGCGTGGCGTTTTCGGACAAGCCCATGGCCACGCGCAAGCGGCGCATCTGACGCTGGGCCACGGCAGGGTTTAGCCGCTTGCCGCGTATGCCGGGGAACAGAGGGGCTTCAGATCCGGCAGGCGGTGCCACCTTGATCCAGCGCGACAAGGCCTCGCGCACGGCGGGCAAGACGGGAGCCATGCGGGTTTTGTTGCCTTTGCCATGGATGCGCAAGGTCTCTTGATCGCGCCAATCGCCCCGATTCAGGGCTAGGGCCTCGCCCAGACGCAGACCCGCGCCATACAGCAAAATCAGCAAAGCGGCGTCGCGCGCGCCTTGCCAGGGGGCGCCTTGGGCCTCGTCCATCGCCATATCGGGCAAGGCCAGGGCATCGGACTCGCTCAAAGGGCGAGGCAACGGACGGGAAACGCGCGGCGGACGCAGCAAGGCCAGGGCCGGAAGGGCCAGGCCGCGTTCGCGCTCGAGCCAACGGGCAAAGCTACGCAAGGCGGCCAGTGCCCTGGCGCGGCTGGCCGCCCCCAATCCGCCCGTCGTGGCATGGGCCAGATAGGATCGCCAATCGGCCAGGCTTGTCGCGGCCAGATCGGCCAGATTGGGCGGCGCGCCCAGATGACCGGCCAGGAAAGCCAGACAGGCGCGCGCATCGCTGCCATAGGCCGCCACGGTATGCGCCGAAGCGCGACGCGAATCTTGCAATTCAAGCAGCCAAGCGCACAGCGCGTCATGCGTATCGGCGGCCAAGAAAAAGGCCAGATCGGGCGTGGGGCTTCGGGGCATGAAGAGAGTGTGCCGATTAATCGTCGATAAATCCAGGTTTGTGACGGCACTTGTTCATGTTTTTGCGATTGAGGAAAACGGGATATGCTGCCCATCGATGACAGATCGCCGCGTTTCCGTTTTGCTGCCGTTGCCCCTGGCGGGAGCCTATGATTATGGGGTGCCGGGGGACATGCGGGTCGCGCCGGGGGATTTTGTCACCGTGCCGCTGGGCGCGCGCCAGGCCACGGGCGTGGTATGGGACACGCCGCCTTCGGGCGTGGCCTCGGCTCGGTTAAAGAACATCGCGGCGCTTCGCGTGGATATGCCGCCTTTGCCCGATATATCGCGGCGTTTCGTGGATTGGGTGGCCGGGTACACCCTGGCCCCTTCGGGCGCGGTGTTGCGTCTGGTGACGGGCGGCACGCAAGGCTTACAGCCCTTGAAACGCCAGCCCTCCGCCAAGACTGAACGGTTGATCGCACCTGCCGTCCCGCCGGGGCCGGGCGTGACGCTTTCCGCCGCCCAGGAACAGGCGGCTTTGCAGATCGGTCAGGCCTTGCAAGGCGGGTCCTGGTCGGCATTGGTCTTGGACGGCGTGACCGGTTCGGGCAAGACCGAGGTTTATGCAAAGGGGCTGGAGCAAGTCCTGAATCAGGGCGGCCAGGCCCTTGTTTTGTTGCCCGAGATCGCCTTGACCTCGGCCACATTGGCACGGTTGCGCGGGTGTTTGGGCGTCGAGCCTCTGGCCTGGCATTCGGGCCTGACCCCCGCCCAACGCCGCAAGGGTTGGAAAGACGTGGCCACCGGCAAGGCGCAGCTGATGGTGGGGGCGCGTTCGGCCCTGTTCCTGCCTTTTGCCGATCTACGTTTGATCGTGGTGGACGAAGAGCATGACGGGTCCTATCGCCAAGAGGATGGCGTGTTGTATCACGCGCGGGATATGGCGGTGGCGCGGGCTTGGCTGGGCGGGGCGGTCGTGGTCTTGGCCAGCGCGACGCCTTCGCTGGAGACGCTGGCTAATGTCGATAATGGACGTTATGCCCGATTGGTGCTGCCCGACCGCGTGGGCGCGGCGCGTATGCCGGATATAAAATTGGTCGATGTGCGGACGGACAAACCGCCCAAGGGGGCTTGGCTAAGCCCCAGTTTGCGCACGGCTTTGCAAGAAACGCTGCAAGCCGGACAACAGAGCTTGGTTTTCCTGAATCGGCGCGGCTATGCGCCTTTGTCCTTGTGCCGCAGTTGCGGGCATCGGATGATTTGCCCCAATTGCACGGCATGGCTGGTGGCGCATGATCGCGGGCGCAGCCTGCAATGCCATCATTGCGGCCACGGCATGCCCAGCCCCAGCTCGTGCCCCTCTTGCCATGCGCCAGGGCCCCTTGCCGGATGCGGTCCGGGGATCGAGCGCGTGCATGAAGAGGTCGCAGCCTTGCTGCCGGGGGCGCGTCTGGCCTGCGTGGCCAGCGACTCGCCGCTGACCGCCAATGCTCAGGCTCTCCAAGCCATGGAACAAGGCGGGCTGGATGTATTGATCGGGACGCAATTGGTGGTCAAAGGGCATCATTTTCCGAATCTGACCTTGGTCGGGGTGGTGGATGCCGATCTGGGACTGGGCGGGGCGGATCCGCGCGCAGCAGAACGCTGTTTCCAGGTATTGCATCAGGTCTCGGGCCGCAGCGGGCGCGCCCAGATGCGTGGACGCGCCCTTATCCAAACGACTCAGCCCGAACATCCGGTGATGAAGGCCTTGGCGCAAGGCGACCGCGACGGGCTGATGCGCGCCTTGCAAGGCGAACGTAAAGCTTTCGACATGCCGCCTTTCGGTCGTTGGGCGGCGTTGGTGCTGTCGGGCACCGACGAGGCCCAAGTGACGTGCGCGGCGCATGATTTGATCGTCTGCGCGCCCAGACTGGCCGATGTGCGAATCCTGGGGCCTGCCCCCGCGCCGATGGCGCGGCTGCGGGGTCGGCATCGTCAGCGCCTGTTGATCAAGACCAAATTGGGCGTGCGTTTGCAGCCTATCGTGTCGGCATGGCTGGCGCAGGTGACGCCATCGCGCACGGTGCGCTTGCAGGTCGATATGGACCCATATAGCTTTCTTTGAAATCTCTCGGCGCGTGTAGGGGAAGGTAAAATCATGGTAGGAGATCGCGTCTGGAATCCGGCGGACAGGATGAACCTGGGCACCAAGCTGGCCTTGCTGCCTTGGGGGCTGGTGGGCATCGTGGCAACCACTGCGTTGATCGGCATCGCTTTGTTGTACTCGGCCGGGGGGCAATCTTGGCAGCCATGGGCGGGCGCCCAAGCGCTGCGTTTGGGGCCGGCGCTTGTATTGATGCTGATGGTGGCCGTTGTCGATGCGCGGTGGTGGTTGCGCGCGGCTTATCCGCTTTATGGCGCCGTGTTGGCCATGCTGGTGGGCGTGGCCATCATGGGGCAGGTGGGCGGCGGTGCCCAGCGTTGGCTGGGCGTGGCGGGAGTCTATGTGCAGCCTTCCGAATTGATGAAGCTGGCGTTGATTTTGGCTTTGGCCCGTTACTTTCATGGCCTGACGCCCGAACAGGTGCGCCGTCCCTGGTTGTTGATCCCCCCTTTGCTGTTGGTGGGCGCGCCCGTGGTGCTGGTGCTGTTGCAGCCGAATTTGGGCACGGCCACGTTGTTGCTGCTGGCCAGCATGGGCATCTTCTTTCTGGCCGGTGTCCCCTGGTGGTTTTTTATAAGCGGCATCATGGGAGCGCTGGCGGTTCTGCCCGTGGGCTGGCATTTCCTGCATGATTATCAAAAAGCGCGGTTGACGACGTTCCTCAACCCCGCCGCCGATCCCTTGGGCAGCGGCTATAACATTTTGCAGTCGCAAATCGCGCTGGGGGCGGGCGGGTTGTTCGGCAAGGGCTTTGGCCTCGGCTCGCAAAGCCAATTGCAGTTCCTGCCCGAAAAACACACCGACTTCATCTTTGTGGTCATGGCCGAGGAATTCGGCTTTATCGGCGCGATGGTGGTGGTGGCTTTGTATGTGCTGATGGTGGCTTGGGGCATGTTGATCAGTTTGTCTTGTTCGCATCAATTCGGGCGGCTGGTGGGCTTTGGCATTGTGCTGACGACCTCTTTGTATCTGTTCGTCAACGTGTCCATGGTCATGGGTCTCATCCCCGTGGTCGGGATTCCCTTGCCCTTGGTGTCTTATGGCGGTTCGGCTCTTTTGACCTTATGTCTGGGCATCGGGCTGTTGCTGGGCGTGGCCATCCATCGCCATGTTCGCCTTCCTCGTGGTGGTCCAACGGGAGCGTTATAAGAGAGATTATACCTAACTATAAACAGTCACGGATTCGACCCATTTTATGTTTTATAGGCGATATGATTGCCAAAGTGTCTTTTTGTGACACTTAAACTTACTTTTTTACGTGCTTTGCCACTGGAGAGCATCATCAACACATTGAATAGGAATAAAAAAAGTGAAGAAATTTGATGAAAGTTTTTTGTGTAAGGATTGCGATAGCGTACAGTAGGGGTTCGGAACACTGGCGTCAAAGCAAGGAGAAGGCGTCCCAACCAGAACAATCTTTGACAGGCATAACCGGAAGGATTCTTCCGATTGCGGTCTAAATAGATGTGATGGTCAAGGGGACGAGACGGTTGGTATGGCCCACTTCAGAAGGACACACGCAATGAACGTCGAACTCTCAAACCCCTCTTACCTGCTGGTATGCGCCCTGATCAAGGATGCGTTGGAGGTAAAAAGCGATGCGTCTCACCTGCTGCGTCGGGCTGCGCATGAATTGTCCAGCGCGGCCCCTGACCCTCTGCCGGCTGATTTGATTCTTCGTGCCGATGGCCTGCAAAGGCTGCGGCTGCTGGCGATGGCCGAGACGGTTTCGTAACTCTCCAACTCTCGTTCCAAAGCGGCGTGAACATCAAACAAACGGTGCGCCGCAAATCATGTGAAAGCGGGGGTTAACCTAACGGCGATAGGCACGGGGCTGTGTGCCGGACGGACCGGGTTTCGCCACGCCGCTATTAGAGACCATCGCTTGATACATAGCGGTCATAATTTCCCGCATCATGGCGTCATATCCCGAACGATCCTTTCCCAATTCACGGATATTTTCGGTTGTCACGGGACCAAACAGGCTGGCGCCGGCAGATTTGGCGAAGGCCTCAAGCGGTGCGCGGGCAGCATCGGATTGAATCACGATGCCGCGGATATAATATTTATCCATCCGTTCCTTCAGAGCCTGGAGTTCGGCCTGCGGCAACAGATTGTCCTTTTTATCCGATAACGGGATGATCTCCATCCCATAAGCCTTGGCGAAATACTGGAAACGGTCAAAGGATACCACCACGC contains these protein-coding regions:
- a CDS encoding leucyl/phenylalanyl-tRNA--protein transferase — encoded protein: MDGPLGPAPPSQDPLITPQMALRAYACGIFPMSESADDASIKWYEARARGVIPLDAAFHLPRRLARSLRQLRFDLRCDTAFSQVVAACAAPRPDSTGTWISQPLQRLYRQLHAAGFAHSVECWQGGDLVGGLFGIALRGAFFGESMFHHKRDASKVALVDLVARLRLGGFSLLDAQFHTQHLGQFGCIEIDRDAYHQRLEQALTLEARFPVHDLSQSEPPCLLSPS
- a CDS encoding uracil-DNA glycosylase; this translates as MDKRLESLIWQMEAGADDSVGETCLNALAPRPAKPIAVSAPVSTPTIAPTVQVSGAQISGVQAQSLEALRDELESFEGCALKQPGRRLVLADGNPKAPVMFIGEGPGEEEDQQGLPFVGPSGRLLDRMLAAIGLDRSGVYISNIVFWRPPGNRAPTDAEVAACQPFVARHIALIRPRLVVPLGGPAAKALLASGEGITRLRGKKLVYQGPEWSCPALPMFHPAYLLRQPMHKRLAWKDLLALQASLREGA
- the rodA gene encoding rod shape-determining protein RodA, with the translated sequence MVGDRVWNPADRMNLGTKLALLPWGLVGIVATTALIGIALLYSAGGQSWQPWAGAQALRLGPALVLMLMVAVVDARWWLRAAYPLYGAVLAMLVGVAIMGQVGGGAQRWLGVAGVYVQPSELMKLALILALARYFHGLTPEQVRRPWLLIPPLLLVGAPVVLVLLQPNLGTATLLLLASMGIFFLAGVPWWFFISGIMGALAVLPVGWHFLHDYQKARLTTFLNPAADPLGSGYNILQSQIALGAGGLFGKGFGLGSQSQLQFLPEKHTDFIFVVMAEEFGFIGAMVVVALYVLMVAWGMLISLSCSHQFGRLVGFGIVLTTSLYLFVNVSMVMGLIPVVGIPLPLVSYGGSALLTLCLGIGLLLGVAIHRHVRLPRGGPTGAL
- the priA gene encoding primosomal protein N', with translation MTDRRVSVLLPLPLAGAYDYGVPGDMRVAPGDFVTVPLGARQATGVVWDTPPSGVASARLKNIAALRVDMPPLPDISRRFVDWVAGYTLAPSGAVLRLVTGGTQGLQPLKRQPSAKTERLIAPAVPPGPGVTLSAAQEQAALQIGQALQGGSWSALVLDGVTGSGKTEVYAKGLEQVLNQGGQALVLLPEIALTSATLARLRGCLGVEPLAWHSGLTPAQRRKGWKDVATGKAQLMVGARSALFLPFADLRLIVVDEEHDGSYRQEDGVLYHARDMAVARAWLGGAVVVLASATPSLETLANVDNGRYARLVLPDRVGAARMPDIKLVDVRTDKPPKGAWLSPSLRTALQETLQAGQQSLVFLNRRGYAPLSLCRSCGHRMICPNCTAWLVAHDRGRSLQCHHCGHGMPSPSSCPSCHAPGPLAGCGPGIERVHEEVAALLPGARLACVASDSPLTANAQALQAMEQGGLDVLIGTQLVVKGHHFPNLTLVGVVDADLGLGGADPRAAERCFQVLHQVSGRSGRAQMRGRALIQTTQPEHPVMKALAQGDRDGLMRALQGERKAFDMPPFGRWAALVLSGTDEAQVTCAAHDLIVCAPRLADVRILGPAPAPMARLRGRHRQRLLIKTKLGVRLQPIVSAWLAQVTPSRTVRLQVDMDPYSFL
- a CDS encoding glycosyltransferase family 2 protein, whose amino-acid sequence is MPLISILTPAWNAARTLPMAKAGIDAQSLTDWEWLVADDGSDDGSQEMLAAWSRKDPRIRLLSGKGRAGPALARARALAEAKGRFLAFLDADDSWHSDKLAAQTAAHRATPTPLTYTGWQAIDAQGAPLGRGHAVPERLTYRALLCNTAIVCSSAMIDREQSGPVTIRNEPVDDYVLWLSLLSPRIHPPGRTAIGLPAPLTLYRRAPGSLSSRPCRAASWAWHTYRHVECLSLPYSLWCFAHYAARAVVKRMG
- a CDS encoding tyrosine recombinase XerC, yielding MPRSPTPDLAFFLAADTHDALCAWLLELQDSRRASAHTVAAYGSDARACLAFLAGHLGAPPNLADLAATSLADWRSYLAHATTGGLGAASRARALAALRSFARWLERERGLALPALALLRPPRVSRPLPRPLSESDALALPDMAMDEAQGAPWQGARDAALLILLYGAGLRLGEALALNRGDWRDQETLRIHGKGNKTRMAPVLPAVREALSRWIKVAPPAGSEAPLFPGIRGKRLNPAVAQRQMRRLRVAMGLSENATPHALRHSFATHLLTHGADLRAVQDLLGHASLSTTQRYTAIEDARLMQSFQKAHPRAQARATLAKTEAP